In Nocardioides sp. InS609-2, a single genomic region encodes these proteins:
- a CDS encoding cystathionine beta-synthase has product MKYANALLDLIGNTPLLRLSTSLGPELAVDPATPQGEETGPLLLAKIEYLNPGGSVKDRIATRMIEAAEASGALQPGGTIVEPTSGNTGVGLAMVAQAKGYKCVFVCPDKVSEDKRNVLKAYGAEVVVCPTAVAPEHPDSYYNVSDRLSSQPGAWKPDQYSNPNNPRSHYETTGPEIWEQTDGRITHFVCGVGTGGTISGIGRYLKEQNPDVKVVGADPAGSVYSGGSGRPYLVEGVGEDFWPDCYDRTIADRIIEVSDADSFAFTRRLAREEALLVGGSSGMAAYAAKQLAAELAGTPEGENAVIVVLLPDSGRGYLTKVFNDEWLGQYGFASGQGSTEKTVGEVLRGKSGQLPDLVHTHPGETIAEAIAILQEYSVSQMPVVRAEPPIVAAEVAGSVSERTLLDALFTGTARLTDPVEDHMSPALPTIGSTEPAHTAVALLEGADALLVQEDGKPVGVVTRQDLLAFLARP; this is encoded by the coding sequence GTGAAGTATGCGAACGCGCTCCTCGACCTCATCGGCAACACTCCCCTGCTCCGGCTGTCCACCTCGCTGGGTCCCGAGCTGGCGGTCGACCCTGCCACGCCACAGGGTGAGGAGACCGGCCCACTGCTGCTCGCGAAGATCGAGTACCTCAACCCCGGCGGGTCCGTGAAGGACCGCATCGCCACCCGCATGATCGAGGCCGCGGAGGCGTCCGGCGCACTGCAGCCCGGCGGCACGATCGTCGAGCCCACATCCGGCAACACCGGCGTCGGCCTGGCGATGGTCGCGCAGGCCAAGGGCTACAAGTGCGTCTTCGTGTGCCCCGACAAGGTCAGCGAGGACAAGCGCAACGTCCTCAAGGCGTACGGCGCCGAGGTCGTCGTCTGCCCCACCGCCGTCGCCCCGGAGCACCCCGACTCCTACTACAACGTCTCCGACCGGCTCTCGTCGCAGCCGGGCGCGTGGAAGCCCGACCAGTACTCCAACCCCAACAACCCGCGCTCGCACTACGAGACCACCGGCCCCGAGATCTGGGAGCAGACCGACGGCCGGATCACCCACTTCGTCTGCGGCGTCGGCACCGGCGGCACCATCAGCGGCATCGGCCGCTACCTCAAGGAGCAGAACCCCGACGTCAAGGTGGTCGGCGCCGACCCCGCAGGCTCGGTCTACTCCGGCGGCAGCGGACGGCCGTACCTCGTCGAGGGCGTCGGCGAGGACTTCTGGCCCGACTGCTACGACCGCACCATCGCCGACCGCATCATCGAGGTCTCCGACGCCGACTCGTTCGCCTTCACCCGTCGGCTCGCCCGCGAGGAGGCGCTCCTGGTGGGCGGTTCGTCGGGCATGGCGGCGTACGCCGCGAAGCAGTTGGCCGCCGAGCTCGCCGGGACCCCCGAGGGCGAGAACGCCGTGATCGTCGTACTCCTGCCAGACTCCGGCCGCGGCTACCTCACCAAGGTGTTCAACGACGAGTGGCTCGGCCAGTACGGCTTCGCCAGCGGTCAGGGCTCGACCGAGAAGACCGTGGGCGAGGTGCTGCGCGGCAAGTCCGGCCAGCTGCCCGACCTCGTCCACACCCACCCCGGCGAGACCATCGCCGAGGCCATCGCGATCCTGCAGGAGTACAGCGTCTCGCAAATGCCCGTCGTGCGCGCCGAGCCGCCGATCGTGGCCGCAGAGGTCGCCGGGTCGGTCTCCGAGCGCACCCTGCTCGACGCCCTCTTCACCGGCACGGCCCGCCTCACCGACCCGGTCGAGGACCACATGTCGCCCGCGCTGCCCACCATCGGCTCCACGGAGCCGGCGCACACTGCTGTCGCGCTGCTCGAGGGCGCCGACGCGCTGCTCGTGCAGGAGGACGGCAAGCCGGTCGGCGTGGTCACCCGCCAGGACCTGCTCGCCTTCCTCGCCCGCCCCTGA
- a CDS encoding ABC transporter permease → MSGMTMLARRSLSHRKPAFLATFVAVFLSALMVGSFAHLAEIALGDDVPAASQEALLTMGAAIGGWGAVLAIFAVSSTLSVAVRGRETEIGLLRTIGATPRQARRLLRREVLVVAVLAAAAGIALSWPTGALLLHGVRDAGMAADTVEFSFGTIAAGTTFLAVVGLSLLAAGIAGRRVTGGTARSALATSNDSAPRRSRWRTLGGGFLIVYGVSAGLITIFVTGDLEDPFAAMSTAGSAGLITAVGVAAFGPSILRALARPLTPLLGVAGVSGHLAALGTRHRSHLLGPVFGAAAVFTAAGTSVLMLVGIDNRTFVLPEGMVQSEADTVFLLNNVVTGMIALFCAVVLVNALLAVIADRRAEFGRVRLVGGTPGQVRTAVLIETLLVSTLGAITGLVASLVTVVPFSMVRDEGVVPDGQLWLPAVMALVAIALTVTAGSFAVARAVRPRALEVVAVS, encoded by the coding sequence ATGAGCGGGATGACGATGCTGGCGCGCCGCTCACTGAGCCATCGCAAGCCGGCGTTCCTCGCCACGTTCGTGGCCGTGTTCCTCAGCGCGCTGATGGTGGGCTCGTTCGCCCACCTGGCCGAGATCGCCCTGGGCGACGACGTGCCGGCGGCGAGCCAGGAGGCGCTGCTGACCATGGGCGCCGCCATCGGCGGCTGGGGCGCCGTACTCGCCATCTTCGCCGTCTCCTCCACCCTCTCCGTCGCCGTCCGCGGCCGCGAGACCGAGATCGGCCTGCTGCGCACCATCGGCGCCACCCCGCGCCAGGCCCGCCGCCTGCTGCGGCGCGAGGTGCTGGTGGTGGCCGTGCTCGCGGCGGCCGCGGGGATCGCCCTGTCCTGGCCCACCGGCGCACTTCTGCTGCACGGGGTCCGCGACGCCGGCATGGCGGCCGACACCGTCGAGTTCTCCTTCGGGACGATCGCCGCCGGCACGACCTTCCTTGCCGTGGTGGGGCTCAGCCTCCTCGCGGCCGGTATCGCCGGTCGACGAGTGACCGGTGGCACCGCACGTTCGGCGCTCGCCACCTCCAACGACTCCGCACCCCGGCGCTCGCGCTGGCGCACGCTCGGCGGTGGCTTCCTGATCGTGTACGGCGTCTCGGCCGGTCTCATCACGATCTTCGTCACCGGCGACCTCGAGGACCCCTTCGCCGCCATGTCGACGGCAGGAAGCGCCGGCCTGATCACCGCGGTCGGAGTGGCCGCGTTCGGCCCGTCGATCCTGCGGGCGCTCGCCCGCCCGTTGACACCCCTGCTGGGAGTGGCCGGAGTCAGTGGGCACCTGGCCGCGCTCGGCACCCGCCACCGCAGCCACCTGCTCGGCCCGGTCTTCGGCGCCGCGGCGGTCTTCACCGCGGCCGGCACCAGCGTGCTCATGCTCGTCGGAATCGACAACCGCACCTTCGTGCTGCCCGAAGGGATGGTGCAGTCCGAGGCCGACACGGTGTTCTTGCTCAACAACGTGGTCACCGGCATGATCGCGCTGTTCTGTGCGGTGGTCCTGGTGAACGCGCTGCTGGCGGTCATCGCCGACCGGCGGGCCGAGTTCGGCCGCGTACGGCTGGTCGGCGGCACACCGGGACAGGTCCGTACGGCGGTGCTCATCGAGACCCTTCTCGTCTCGACGCTCGGCGCGATCACCGGCCTGGTCGCCTCGCTGGTGACCGTGGTGCCGTTCTCCATGGTCCGCGACGAGGGTGTCGTGCCCGACGGGCAGCTCTGGCTCCCGGCTGTCATGGCCCTGGTCGCGATCGCCCTCACGGTGACCGCCGGCAGCTTCGCGGTCGCGCGCGCCGTACGGCCTCGGGCACTCGAGGTCGTGGCAGTGTCATGA
- a CDS encoding MerR family DNA-binding transcriptional regulator → MLSIGDFARIGQVSVRMLRHYDQLGLVVPARVDASTGSRWYSPDQLHRCVLG, encoded by the coding sequence ATGTTGTCCATCGGAGACTTCGCTCGCATCGGCCAGGTGTCCGTGCGCATGCTGCGCCACTACGACCAGCTTGGTCTGGTGGTGCCAGCAAGGGTCGACGCGTCCACCGGCTCTCGCTGGTACTCGCCCGACCAGCTGCATCGGTGCGTCCTGGGCTGA
- a CDS encoding sensor histidine kinase: MSPMEDWPTMTDPRAWDLDELLRVDSVLPVPLDEAGLRSRLALTGLALVHVALAVPALVLAILTILSVALGPLGIGIALSHLVVPATSGLNRVHRQLSARVLGIEPIEASYAPGSGPLGGPFTWLRDKARWRDFGHLAFAATGGFVMSVVVAGLPAQPIVNLFGAVLDGGWAWWGLFLLSGPVALGIWWSVTPALVRAHALATRGILAPRADELERRVEEVTASRTATLDHSAAEIRRIERDLHDGAQARLTAIGMTVGYAESVMADDPAAASQLMREARETTLAALEDLRALVRGIHPPVLADLGLSAAVENLAMQLPIPMSLDLGLDGHPPAPVESAVYFAVAECLANNIKHADARRGWVRFDHDGTRLRVVCGDDGHGGADTARGTGLAGVARRLSAFDGTMTVDSPVGGPTVITMEVPCALSSRRTRPSSGTV, translated from the coding sequence ATGAGCCCGATGGAAGACTGGCCGACGATGACCGATCCGCGCGCGTGGGACCTCGACGAGCTGCTGCGCGTCGACTCGGTGCTGCCCGTGCCGCTCGACGAGGCGGGGTTGCGTAGTCGGCTTGCGCTGACCGGGCTGGCGCTGGTGCACGTGGCGCTCGCGGTCCCAGCGCTGGTGCTCGCGATACTGACCATCCTGTCGGTCGCGCTGGGTCCGCTCGGCATCGGCATTGCGCTGTCCCACCTGGTCGTGCCGGCCACGTCCGGGCTCAACCGGGTGCACCGGCAGCTGTCGGCCAGGGTGCTCGGCATCGAACCCATCGAGGCGTCGTATGCACCGGGCAGCGGGCCGCTGGGCGGTCCGTTCACCTGGCTGCGCGACAAGGCCCGGTGGCGTGACTTCGGACATCTGGCCTTCGCCGCGACGGGCGGGTTCGTGATGTCGGTCGTGGTGGCTGGTCTGCCGGCGCAGCCCATCGTCAACCTGTTCGGGGCGGTGCTCGACGGCGGCTGGGCCTGGTGGGGGCTGTTCCTGCTCAGCGGGCCGGTGGCGCTGGGGATCTGGTGGTCGGTCACGCCTGCGCTGGTGCGGGCCCACGCCCTTGCCACGCGCGGCATCCTCGCGCCGCGGGCCGACGAGCTCGAGCGCCGGGTCGAGGAGGTCACCGCTTCGCGCACCGCCACCCTCGACCACTCCGCCGCCGAGATCCGCCGCATCGAGCGCGACCTGCACGACGGCGCCCAGGCCCGGCTCACCGCGATCGGCATGACTGTGGGGTACGCCGAGAGCGTGATGGCCGACGACCCCGCAGCCGCCTCCCAGCTGATGCGCGAGGCCCGTGAGACGACACTGGCCGCGCTGGAGGACCTGCGGGCGCTGGTGCGCGGCATCCACCCGCCGGTGCTGGCCGACCTCGGCCTGAGCGCCGCGGTCGAGAACCTCGCGATGCAGCTGCCGATCCCGATGTCGCTCGACCTCGGCCTCGACGGGCACCCGCCGGCACCGGTGGAGTCGGCGGTCTACTTCGCCGTCGCCGAGTGCCTGGCCAACAACATCAAGCACGCCGACGCCAGGCGCGGGTGGGTGCGCTTCGACCACGACGGCACCCGGCTGCGCGTCGTGTGCGGCGACGACGGCCACGGCGGCGCCGACACCGCGCGGGGCACCGGGCTCGCCGGTGTCGCCCGGCGGCTCTCCGCGTTCGATGGCACCATGACCGTGGACAGCCCCGTCGGGGGGCCGACCGTGATCACCATGGAGGTGCCGTGCGCGTTGTCATCGCGGAGGACCAGGCCCTCCTCCGGGACGGTCTGA
- a CDS encoding TSUP family transporter — translation MGDIGLDVVALLTLAGLAAGFVDAVVGGGGLIQLPALLLGLPNAGPVHVLATNKLASICGTSMASVTYYRRVRPDPRTFLPLMALAFIGSAAGAVVASHIPREAFEPIVLVALIVVGAYVLLKPTLGDATALRFAGHHHTLAAMGTGLAVGFYDGALGPGTGSFFVFTLVGLLGYNFLEASAKARLANAATNLAALCIFVPQGAVIWGIGLVMGLANLAGGYLGARVAVSKGARFVRVFFIVVVAAFIVRIGGEVSGVW, via the coding sequence GTGGGCGACATCGGGCTCGACGTCGTCGCGCTGCTCACCCTCGCCGGTCTCGCTGCCGGGTTCGTCGACGCGGTCGTCGGAGGGGGTGGGCTGATCCAGCTGCCCGCCCTGCTGCTCGGTCTGCCGAACGCTGGGCCGGTGCACGTGCTGGCCACCAACAAGCTGGCGTCGATCTGTGGCACGTCGATGGCATCGGTGACCTACTACCGCCGGGTGCGGCCGGACCCGCGCACGTTCCTGCCGCTGATGGCGCTGGCGTTCATCGGCTCCGCGGCGGGTGCGGTGGTGGCGTCGCACATCCCCAGGGAGGCGTTCGAGCCGATCGTGCTCGTCGCGCTGATCGTGGTGGGCGCCTATGTGCTGCTCAAGCCGACCCTCGGTGACGCCACGGCGCTCCGGTTCGCGGGCCACCACCACACGCTGGCCGCGATGGGCACCGGCCTGGCCGTCGGCTTCTACGACGGTGCGCTGGGGCCAGGCACCGGCTCCTTCTTCGTGTTCACCCTGGTCGGGCTGCTGGGCTACAACTTCCTCGAAGCGTCGGCCAAGGCCCGCCTCGCCAACGCGGCCACCAACCTCGCGGCGCTGTGCATCTTCGTGCCTCAGGGCGCTGTGATCTGGGGCATCGGTCTGGTGATGGGGCTGGCCAACCTCGCGGGCGGCTACCTCGGCGCGAGAGTGGCGGTCTCGAAGGGAGCCCGGTTCGTGCGGGTGTTCTTCATCGTGGTCGTTGCCGCCTTCATCGTGCGGATCGGCGGGGAGGTGAGTGGCGTGTGGTGA
- a CDS encoding SGNH/GDSL hydrolase family protein produces MGKAAAARKLASAAAYGGGGLSVLGAGLYGVLTFEAKAARKAIGRLDREPPDSTGWYGRGRPGPAIKIALLGDSSAAGYGVERVEDTPGAHLASGVAAEADRRVYLRHVAVVGAKSTQLETQVDRILPMQADVAVILVGANDVTHKLLPSQSVRYLGEAVRRLVEAGTAVLVGTCPDLGTIRPIAPPLKQVAREWSRRLAAAQAITVVDAGGRSISLGSILGPEFDAAPALFFGPDQFHPSADGYRSLAGVLIPSTLAALGLGPDEAAAPDPQRGERVMPVAAAAVRAARNPGTELDGTELGGSQKGLRGRWVELRHRRRQPSAETTSPETSEVSVSRQG; encoded by the coding sequence GTGGGGAAAGCAGCAGCAGCTCGCAAGCTGGCCTCTGCCGCGGCGTACGGCGGTGGGGGCCTCTCTGTGCTGGGCGCAGGTCTCTACGGCGTGCTGACGTTCGAGGCGAAGGCCGCGCGCAAGGCCATCGGCCGGCTCGACCGCGAGCCACCCGACTCGACCGGCTGGTACGGCCGCGGCCGACCCGGGCCGGCCATCAAGATCGCGCTGCTGGGCGACTCGAGCGCAGCCGGATACGGGGTGGAGCGGGTCGAGGACACCCCCGGCGCCCACCTGGCCTCCGGCGTCGCGGCCGAGGCCGACCGCCGGGTCTACCTGCGCCACGTCGCGGTCGTCGGCGCCAAGTCGACCCAGCTGGAGACACAGGTCGACCGCATCCTGCCGATGCAGGCCGATGTCGCGGTGATCCTCGTCGGCGCCAACGACGTGACGCACAAGCTGCTGCCGTCGCAGTCGGTGCGCTACCTCGGTGAGGCCGTACGTCGCCTCGTCGAGGCCGGCACGGCCGTGCTCGTGGGCACCTGCCCCGACCTCGGCACCATCCGGCCGATCGCGCCGCCGCTGAAGCAGGTGGCGCGTGAGTGGTCGCGACGGCTGGCCGCGGCGCAGGCCATCACGGTCGTCGACGCGGGCGGACGCTCGATCTCGCTCGGCTCGATCCTCGGGCCGGAGTTCGACGCGGCGCCGGCGCTCTTCTTCGGCCCAGACCAGTTCCATCCGTCGGCAGACGGCTACCGTTCGCTGGCCGGAGTGCTCATCCCCTCGACGCTGGCCGCCCTCGGCCTCGGGCCGGATGAGGCCGCGGCGCCCGACCCGCAGCGCGGCGAACGCGTGATGCCGGTCGCCGCCGCCGCCGTGCGAGCCGCCCGCAACCCGGGCACCGAGCTCGACGGCACCGAGCTCGGCGGGTCCCAGAAGGGGCTGCGTGGCCGCTGGGTGGAGCTGCGCCACCGACGTCGTCAGCCGTCGGCAGAGACGACCTCGCCCGAGACCAGCGAGGTCTCCGTGAGCCGGCAGGGGTAG
- a CDS encoding ABC transporter substrate-binding protein — MSRIVSLLPSTTEILFAIGAGDDVVGVTFECDFPAEARGRTIVSTSAMPEGLTPREIDDFVVAAMARGDDLYHLDEGALAGLDADLVVTQDLCAVCAVDVSVVDDALAHLGCTAQVLTIDPHTFAEVLDSIRTLGDATGHRPEADVLVADIEARRDAVVRRVAGRPRPRVLLLEWTDPPFAPGHWIPEMVELAGGLPVLGTPGEKSVRVTWEAAQASAPDVVIVAPCGYDLAGARSLADELVAGGALPAGVPVHAVDANASWARPGTRLVDGVEELARILHP, encoded by the coding sequence GTGTCCCGCATCGTGTCCCTGCTGCCCTCGACCACCGAGATCCTCTTCGCGATCGGCGCCGGCGACGACGTGGTCGGCGTGACGTTCGAGTGCGACTTCCCGGCGGAGGCGCGCGGCCGGACGATCGTGTCGACCAGCGCGATGCCCGAAGGCCTGACGCCGCGCGAGATCGACGACTTCGTCGTGGCGGCGATGGCGCGCGGCGACGATCTCTACCACCTCGACGAGGGCGCACTCGCCGGCCTCGACGCCGACCTCGTCGTCACCCAGGACCTTTGCGCGGTCTGTGCGGTCGACGTCTCCGTGGTCGACGACGCGCTCGCCCACCTGGGCTGCACCGCGCAGGTCCTCACCATCGACCCACACACCTTCGCCGAGGTGCTGGACTCCATCCGCACCCTCGGCGATGCCACCGGGCACCGGCCCGAGGCCGACGTCCTCGTGGCCGACATCGAGGCCCGCCGTGACGCAGTCGTACGACGCGTGGCCGGCCGCCCGCGACCGCGCGTGCTGCTGCTGGAGTGGACAGACCCGCCGTTCGCGCCCGGCCACTGGATCCCCGAGATGGTGGAGCTCGCGGGCGGGCTGCCGGTGCTCGGCACACCCGGCGAGAAGTCGGTCCGGGTCACGTGGGAGGCCGCGCAGGCGAGTGCTCCCGACGTGGTCATCGTGGCGCCGTGCGGCTACGACCTCGCCGGTGCCCGGTCGCTGGCGGACGAGCTGGTCGCGGGCGGCGCCCTGCCGGCCGGCGTACCCGTGCACGCGGTGGATGCCAACGCCTCCTGGGCGCGGCCGGGCACCCGGTTGGTCGACGGCGTGGAGGAGCTCGCGCGGATCCTGCACCCGTGA
- a CDS encoding VanZ family protein, translated as MLHRHPFLSLLTGGYLVFVGWLTLTPQPIGPDQQDLVVRLLDALHRRGYAASIDYDRLEFLANIGLFVPVGMFLLLLFGIRWWWVAAVVAFLLTAFIESAQRGIPGRVPDGRDLLANTVGGLIGVFVATLLTLPAAIRRDRARLVTTRHSPPRRSAR; from the coding sequence ATGCTGCATCGCCATCCCTTCCTCAGCCTGCTCACCGGCGGCTACCTGGTCTTCGTGGGGTGGCTGACGCTGACTCCGCAGCCGATCGGTCCAGACCAGCAGGACCTGGTTGTGCGCCTGCTCGACGCCCTGCACCGACGTGGCTACGCCGCGTCGATCGACTACGACCGCTTGGAGTTCCTCGCCAACATCGGCCTCTTCGTGCCGGTCGGGATGTTCCTGCTGCTGCTGTTCGGGATCCGCTGGTGGTGGGTGGCCGCGGTGGTGGCCTTCCTGCTCACTGCCTTCATCGAGAGCGCCCAGCGCGGCATCCCCGGCCGGGTGCCCGACGGCCGCGACCTGCTCGCCAACACCGTGGGCGGCCTGATCGGCGTGTTCGTCGCGACGCTGCTGACGCTGCCGGCGGCGATCCGCCGCGACCGGGCCCGGCTGGTCACCACACGCCACTCACCTCCCCGCCGATCCGCACGATGA
- a CDS encoding YchJ family protein: MNAPLSWPCPCGTGLAYDACCGRLHRGAAQAETAEELMRSRYAAYALRNEDHVFRTWHPRTRPDRIDLEPATTWTGLRILDTEAGGVDDESGVVEFAAAWTHAGKPGVLRERSRFERRAGRWVYVDGDVIRG; encoded by the coding sequence ATGAACGCCCCACTGAGCTGGCCCTGCCCCTGCGGCACCGGTCTCGCGTACGACGCATGCTGTGGCCGCCTGCACCGCGGTGCCGCACAGGCCGAGACGGCCGAGGAGCTGATGCGCTCGCGCTACGCGGCGTACGCCCTGCGCAACGAGGACCACGTCTTCCGCACCTGGCACCCGCGCACCCGGCCGGACCGGATCGACCTGGAGCCCGCGACCACGTGGACCGGACTGCGCATCCTGGACACCGAGGCCGGTGGCGTCGACGACGAGTCAGGCGTCGTGGAGTTCGCGGCGGCGTGGACTCATGCCGGGAAGCCGGGCGTGCTCCGCGAGCGGAGCCGGTTCGAGCGCCGGGCGGGCCGCTGGGTCTACGTCGACGGAGACGTGATCAGGGGCTGA
- a CDS encoding DinB family protein, protein MSFERTDPPYSADETTMLRSFLDYFRVTVRRQAEGLTQQQLATPLPTSPLTLGGMLKHLTYVEQWWWTVVFKGEEAQGIWAQVDWDADEDWDWHSAVDDSPAQLMQWHEEEVARANATLDAAMATGDLDQLAKMPRHNGRHASLRWILVHLIEEYARHAGHADLIREAIDGETDL, encoded by the coding sequence ATGAGCTTCGAGCGCACCGACCCGCCGTACTCCGCCGACGAGACCACGATGCTGCGGAGCTTCCTCGACTACTTCCGGGTGACCGTGCGCCGGCAGGCGGAGGGGCTGACGCAACAGCAGCTCGCCACGCCGTTGCCCACCTCGCCGCTGACCCTCGGCGGGATGCTGAAGCACCTCACCTACGTCGAGCAGTGGTGGTGGACGGTCGTGTTCAAGGGCGAGGAGGCGCAGGGGATCTGGGCCCAGGTCGACTGGGACGCCGACGAGGACTGGGACTGGCACTCCGCCGTCGACGACAGCCCGGCCCAGCTCATGCAGTGGCACGAGGAGGAGGTCGCCCGCGCCAACGCCACTCTCGACGCGGCGATGGCCACCGGTGACCTCGATCAGCTCGCCAAGATGCCCCGGCACAACGGCCGGCACGCCAGCCTGCGGTGGATCCTCGTGCACCTGATCGAGGAGTACGCCCGTCACGCCGGCCATGCCGACCTGATCCGCGAGGCCATCGACGGGGAGACCGACCTGTGA
- a CDS encoding ABC transporter ATP-binding protein, translating to MATALSVRDLTRSFGEGEHVVHALRGVSLDLPAGSFTAIMGPSGSGKSTLLACLAGLDAPTSGSVTVESDDVTGWSEARRTVLRRNRLGIVFQHFQLIPYLTAEQNVGLPVRLAGRRPDRHRVMSLLDAVGLDGRGGHLPGQLSGGQQQRVAIARALVNEPAVVLADEPTGALDSQSARSVLALLRGLVDQAGQTVLMVTHDPVAASYADRVVFLVDGAEAGRMTSPTVDAVATQLAHLDDLTRGVSA from the coding sequence ATGGCTACCGCACTCTCTGTCCGCGACCTGACCCGATCATTCGGCGAGGGTGAGCACGTCGTGCACGCACTGCGCGGCGTCTCGCTCGACCTGCCAGCCGGTAGCTTCACCGCGATCATGGGTCCGTCGGGCTCCGGCAAGTCGACGCTCCTGGCGTGCCTGGCCGGCCTCGACGCCCCCACGTCCGGCAGCGTCACCGTCGAGAGCGACGACGTCACGGGCTGGTCGGAGGCGCGGCGCACCGTGCTGCGCCGCAACCGGCTCGGCATCGTCTTCCAGCACTTCCAGCTGATCCCGTATCTCACCGCCGAGCAGAACGTCGGCCTACCGGTGCGGCTCGCCGGCCGCCGGCCCGACCGGCATCGGGTCATGTCCCTGCTCGACGCGGTCGGCCTCGACGGCCGCGGCGGACACCTGCCCGGCCAGCTGTCGGGCGGCCAGCAGCAGCGCGTCGCCATCGCCCGCGCGCTGGTCAACGAACCCGCCGTGGTGCTCGCCGACGAGCCCACCGGAGCGCTCGACAGTCAGTCGGCGCGCAGCGTGCTCGCGCTGCTGCGCGGTCTCGTCGACCAGGCCGGCCAGACGGTGCTGATGGTCACGCACGACCCCGTCGCCGCGTCGTACGCCGATCGCGTGGTGTTCCTGGTCGACGGCGCGGAAGCCGGCCGGATGACCAGCCCGACGGTCGACGCCGTCGCCACCCAGCTCGCCCACCTCGACGACCTCACCCGTGGCGTGTCGGCATGA
- a CDS encoding GNAT family N-acetyltransferase, which produces MGRAPPGLTVVLEEDGVVLGSAKMGPNRPANGDHVGTAAFMVSSAARGRGVGRSLGEYVVQWHREQGYRGIQFNAVVETNASAVHLWEKLGFEIIGRVPGAFRSPSHGYVGLHVMYLDLSEGLDSHTV; this is translated from the coding sequence GTGGGTCGAGCGCCGCCCGGCCTCACCGTCGTACTCGAGGAGGACGGCGTCGTGCTCGGCAGCGCCAAGATGGGCCCCAACCGGCCGGCCAACGGCGACCACGTCGGCACCGCGGCGTTCATGGTCTCCTCGGCCGCGCGCGGTCGCGGGGTCGGTCGCAGCCTCGGTGAGTACGTCGTGCAGTGGCACCGCGAGCAGGGCTACCGCGGCATCCAGTTCAATGCAGTCGTCGAGACCAACGCGAGCGCCGTACACCTGTGGGAGAAGCTCGGCTTCGAGATCATCGGCAGGGTGCCGGGGGCGTTCAGGTCACCGAGCCACGGGTACGTCGGGTTGCACGTGATGTACCTCGATCTCAGTGAAGGGCTTGACTCTCACACCGTGTGA